A single genomic interval of Barnesiella intestinihominis YIT 11860 harbors:
- a CDS encoding SusC/RagA family TonB-linked outer membrane protein translates to MKSNHFKMRWLCLLFALFTLNIQAQITVDIKNKPLKEAIKTIERSSNYSFFYNVELEGLDKLVTVKTDNASLEETMKQLLKGTNITFQRKVDNVVVLLSKQQQAAKRSRSVSGKVVDEKGEAIIGASIIVKGSSIGTSTDVDGNFTINNISDNALLVVSSIGYKKTEVPVTNENPIEIRLNEDSNLMDEVVVVGYGVQKKINLTGSVVSVDHDVLANRPIANVTTGLQGMLPGVSIVNTTSRPGDNNSSIRVRGIGTLNNSDPLILIDGVEGDMNTLNPDDIESVSVLKDAASSSIYGSRAANGVILITTRKADREVKPTVTYTGYFAMQKPTALPEMLDAVEYLTLLKEATSNVNKSWGYTQEDIDAVINGTDPNFRANTNWIKEITRDYAPQHGHNVNINGGNKNMGYYLSYGNLTTSGLMVGNGYHATRNNVRMKLNTELFDRLTIEGNVSYTDVDNWTPASSDSENSGLFYQALRSSPLTPVKFTDGQWGYGGSSANPIAQAYDGGFINYHKRETSLNFSAGLRIIDGLTAKVQYATRLVDVLRKQQQNIIQHFYPDTETPLAYTSNTSKFSQRDIAQRYQNVMAQVDYDKTIGKHSFHILAGFSQEWQLYQQMDASRQDLVSNDLHVLNAGTDLQTNSGYDNHWAIRSGFGRVNYNFNDRYLVEANLRYDLSSRFHKDHRGGYFPSASVAWRLTEESFMESTRSWLDNLKIRASYGTLGNQYTSSLYPYMALIQPSTSNMPIGGEITSSMQQSEASNNILSWESIKMTNIGLDVNLLNNRLSLTADYFIKNTDDILLKVKLPDVLGVSEPYQNAGKVQNKGWEIALAWQDKIGKDFTYGVNVTFSDVKNKVVSVGNTADDFSGDRIRAVGYPIDAFWGYKSDGLYTVDDFDYDIATNTYTPKATTPIIEEYRTKVQPGDIKYVDIDGDGKITPTEDRCYIGSAIPRYNYTIGLNAAWRGIDFSLFLQGVGKCDGYIGGMGRHAFTELANYPQKAHLDRWTWENQNPHASYPRFTYDETYNRDEFSSFWLEDASYLRVKNLQVGYTVPRKGIISKMHIENLRIYFSGENLWTFTDFFSSYDPEIPVSSGGYYPITASYSLGLSITFK, encoded by the coding sequence CTTTGGAAGAGACCATGAAACAGTTATTGAAGGGAACGAATATCACATTCCAAAGGAAAGTCGATAATGTAGTTGTTTTGCTTTCCAAACAGCAGCAAGCGGCTAAACGGTCCCGTTCTGTTTCCGGTAAGGTAGTCGATGAAAAAGGCGAGGCCATTATCGGGGCCAGTATTATCGTAAAAGGTTCTTCGATAGGAACTTCGACCGATGTAGATGGAAATTTTACTATCAATAATATTTCGGATAACGCTCTGCTGGTCGTGTCTTCTATCGGCTATAAAAAGACAGAGGTTCCTGTCACGAATGAAAATCCCATTGAAATTCGATTGAACGAAGATTCCAATTTGATGGACGAGGTAGTGGTGGTAGGCTACGGTGTTCAAAAGAAAATAAATTTAACGGGATCGGTCGTTTCGGTAGACCATGATGTTTTAGCCAATCGTCCTATCGCTAATGTGACGACCGGTTTGCAAGGCATGTTGCCGGGTGTCTCTATCGTTAATACGACGAGCCGTCCCGGTGATAATAACTCTTCTATACGGGTGAGGGGTATCGGGACATTGAATAACTCCGACCCTTTGATTCTTATCGACGGCGTGGAAGGCGACATGAACACGTTGAACCCCGACGATATAGAGTCTGTATCGGTATTGAAGGATGCCGCTTCCTCTTCTATCTATGGTTCGAGAGCGGCCAACGGAGTTATTCTTATTACGACGCGTAAGGCCGACCGCGAGGTAAAACCTACGGTCACTTATACCGGATATTTTGCCATGCAAAAACCGACGGCCCTTCCCGAAATGCTCGATGCCGTCGAATATCTTACTTTACTGAAAGAAGCGACTTCGAATGTAAATAAAAGTTGGGGGTATACACAGGAGGATATCGATGCCGTCATTAACGGAACCGATCCGAATTTCCGGGCGAATACGAACTGGATAAAAGAAATCACGAGAGATTATGCTCCTCAACACGGTCACAATGTAAATATCAACGGTGGGAATAAGAACATGGGGTATTATTTGTCCTATGGAAACTTAACCACTTCGGGACTTATGGTAGGCAACGGTTATCATGCTACCCGTAATAATGTGAGAATGAAATTAAACACCGAGCTTTTCGATCGATTGACCATCGAGGGAAATGTGAGTTATACCGATGTGGATAATTGGACTCCTGCATCGAGCGATAGCGAAAATTCGGGACTTTTCTATCAAGCTCTCCGTTCTTCTCCTTTGACTCCCGTGAAATTCACCGACGGGCAATGGGGATATGGCGGTAGCTCGGCAAACCCGATAGCACAAGCCTACGACGGTGGTTTTATCAATTACCATAAACGTGAGACCTCGTTGAATTTCAGTGCCGGATTGAGAATTATCGACGGGTTGACGGCAAAGGTTCAATATGCTACCCGGTTGGTCGATGTGTTGCGGAAACAACAACAGAACATCATACAGCACTTTTATCCCGATACCGAAACGCCATTGGCTTATACGTCGAATACGAGTAAGTTCAGTCAACGCGATATTGCCCAACGATACCAGAATGTGATGGCACAGGTCGATTATGATAAGACGATAGGGAAACATTCTTTCCATATTCTTGCCGGCTTTTCTCAGGAGTGGCAGTTGTACCAACAAATGGATGCCAGTCGTCAGGATTTGGTCTCCAACGATCTCCATGTGCTGAATGCCGGAACCGATTTGCAAACCAATAGCGGCTATGACAATCATTGGGCGATTCGTTCCGGGTTCGGGCGGGTCAATTATAATTTCAACGATCGCTATTTGGTAGAGGCCAATTTGCGTTACGACTTGTCGTCGCGTTTTCATAAAGATCACCGGGGAGGCTATTTCCCTTCGGCATCGGTGGCTTGGCGTTTGACCGAAGAGTCGTTTATGGAATCGACCCGCAGCTGGTTGGATAATTTGAAAATTAGGGCCTCATACGGTACTCTGGGTAACCAATATACCTCTTCGTTATATCCTTATATGGCTTTGATTCAACCTTCTACCTCCAACATGCCTATCGGCGGAGAGATAACCTCTTCCATGCAGCAAAGCGAGGCATCGAACAATATTCTCTCTTGGGAGTCCATAAAGATGACTAATATCGGATTGGACGTTAATTTGTTGAATAATCGTTTGTCGTTGACGGCCGATTACTTCATTAAGAATACCGACGATATTTTGCTGAAAGTGAAACTTCCCGATGTGCTGGGTGTGAGTGAACCCTACCAGAATGCCGGTAAGGTTCAAAACAAAGGTTGGGAAATCGCTTTGGCTTGGCAAGATAAAATAGGGAAAGATTTTACCTACGGGGTGAATGTCACTTTTTCCGATGTGAAAAATAAAGTGGTTAGCGTGGGAAATACGGCCGACGATTTCAGCGGCGATCGCATTCGTGCGGTGGGCTATCCTATTGATGCATTTTGGGGATACAAATCCGACGGGCTTTATACGGTCGATGATTTTGATTATGACATTGCCACGAACACTTATACGCCGAAAGCGACGACCCCTATTATCGAGGAATATCGCACGAAGGTACAACCGGGAGATATAAAATATGTGGATATAGATGGCGACGGGAAGATTACGCCTACCGAGGATCGTTGCTATATAGGCAGTGCTATTCCTCGATATAATTATACGATCGGACTCAACGCCGCTTGGCGAGGAATCGATTTCAGCCTCTTTTTACAAGGTGTGGGTAAATGTGACGGATATATCGGAGGCATGGGACGACATGCGTTTACCGAGCTTGCCAACTATCCGCAGAAGGCACATCTCGATCGTTGGACTTGGGAAAACCAAAATCCTCATGCATCCTATCCGCGTTTTACGTATGATGAAACATACAATCGGGACGAATTTTCTTCTTTCTGGCTCGAAGACGCTTCATACCTGCGGGTAAAAAATTTGCAAGTGGGTTACACGGTTCCCCGTAAAGGGATCATTTCCAAGATGCATATTGAGAATTTGAGAATATATTTTTCGGGCGAAAATTTGTGGACGTTCACCGACTTCTTCTCGTCGTATGACCCTGAGATTCCTGTAAGCAGTGGAGGTTACTATCCTATCACGGCCTCGTATTCTTTGGGTTTGAGCATTACATTCAAATAA